ACGAGCTGAAAGGATGTTTTTTTGTTCCAGGCATGCTGGCAGAAGAACGACCTTCGCTTATTAAAGAGATCGACAAGAAGGGTCATGAGATTGGACACCATGGTTATTCGCATCTCAATCCGGGCCGACTCACACCCGAACAGGAAATGCAAGAACTTGAAAAAGGGTTGAGAGCCCTGGAGGGGTTACTCGGTAAAAAACCCAAAGGTTATCGTGCGCCAGCGTTCGATCTTTCACCCCGAACCCTCGAATATCTATGCGATCTTGGATTCTTGTATGAAAGCAGTATGATGGCTTGGGACATCCCATATATCCATTGTGTTAAGGGAAAGAAACTCGTTGAAATTCCGTTCAACTGGCTCACAGTTGATTGGACCTACTTTGCATTTAACTTTTTCCCGCCACTCGAGTATCAGAGCGGTATCTCAAGCCAAGAAGAAGTATTGGAGATATGGACAGAGGAATTTGAAGGATTATACGATGAAAGGGGGTTGTTCACAATCGTCATGCATCCTCAGGCGATCGGACGGGCATCGAGAATGAGAATGCTTGACCGTCTAATCAATCACATCAAGAAGAAAAATGGAGTTTGGATTACCACGCCATCTGAAATTGCGGAATATTGGCTTGAGACACACCCGTGATTCTTTTTTCTTTTCAATTTTTGACTTCCCTTTTTGCACGTAAGAAACTTAAAAAAAGTTTCCATGAACGAATCTGGAAGAAGCTTTGGATGTCTCATTGAGAGGGATTTTAAAACGTATTTTTAAGGCAAATTCTTTACTGATCCGAAAGTTACTAATATCCTATTTCTCTTATATTCTGAGGAGGAAAGTTATCAGCCTGATGAGAAATTTTGAAGGCTGAGAGAAAACTTTCCAGACGTAACAGGGGGAGAAAAAGTTGCCGATGTTGAAAACCCGAGTAAAAGTGATGGCCGCTCCGAACCGATACATCATCGGACCCGGAGCAGTAAAGGAACTAGGAAAACGCAAGATGTTGCTAGGGACGAAGGCATTTGTCCTCGGTGGGACGCGCTCGATAGAGAGCGTGGAGAAAGAGATGAAAGAAGACTTCCAGGAGCACGGCATAGAAATGGTGCACATGGAGAAGGGCGTCCGCTATTGCACAGCCCGGGAGATCAAGAGACTCGCGGATATGGCAAGAGCGAAGGAAGCTGATTTCATCGTGGGTGTCGGTGGCGGTTCGATCATGGACCTTGCCAAGGCAGTCGCGAGCAAGGAATATGGAGTTGGCAAGCCCATTGCATTGATCAACACGATCCCATCGACAGATGCCCCATGCAGCGCTCTCTCGGTTCAGTATGACGAAAAGCACGTCGTCGAGAAAGTCCTCTTCTACTACAAGAGCCCAGACATCGTTATCGTCCCAACCGACAAAACTGTCCAGGCGCCCGCGAAGTGGCTGGTTGCCGGTATGGGAGATGCGCTGGCGACGAGATTCGAGGCCGAGGCATGTGCTGAATCAAGATCTGGGAACGCCCTCATCGATGGTGGATTGCCGCCATTCACTGCAACGAGACTGGCCCAACTGTGCTATGAGACCCTGATCAACTATGGGTATCATGCAAAGCTGGCCAATGAAAGACAGGCAATCACAGAGGCCTATGAGAATGTTGCACAAGCTAACACACTGCTAAGCGGTCTCGGATTCGAGAGCGGTGGTCTCGCTGCTGCCCATGCCATCCATGATGGTCTCACTGCAGCACCTGGCAGAATGAAGGCTCCGAAACCCGAACATGGTGACCTGGTCGCGATCGGTACGATTGCACAGCTTATCATGGAGAACAGGCCGAAAGCGCTCATCGAGGAAGTCATAAACTTCTGCCTCACGGTGGGCCTGCCTGTGACGCTTGAGGAGATCGGTGCAACATTTGACGACCTGCCGCACTGCATGGAAATTACGTGCAACCCGAATCACCCGTATGCTCACAACGAGCCGTTCCCAATGACGCCTGACAGATGCATCGATGCACTCAAGGCGACTGACGCGCTCGGTAGGGCATATCGCGACAAGTTCATGCGAAGGTAAACAATATAAACCATTTTTCTTCTCTTTTTATATATTTCTTTCATTTTTGTAGTTTTAAACGATAGCTATAGAGTATTTCTGACACGACAGCAATTTTAGATCTTTGCTATTTTTGAAGAGTGTAATTCCTCTAACATGTGCTCCCTGTTTAAGATTGAATGGGCTGAAGAAATTCTTGAGAAATAAAGAGCACAATACAGTTACTCTCCAAATTCGAAAAATGAAATAAGTAATGCGCTGTTCACAAAAACTCAGAAGTTATCCGCTTGAGATTGGGGGAAATAAGATATATATTCCCATCAATCCCGGCATCGTCCCTCGGAGGGTGAAATCATTGGATAAAGAAATCATTGATCGATTAATCAATATCGTCGGGAAAGATAACGCTTCAATCAACCCTGTGGATTTAGTCTGCTATTCTGTAGATTGTTATGCAATCAAACATGGCACAATGCCTGACATCGTCGTTCGGCCAGGCAATATTTCGGAAGTCCAAGAGATAATGAGAATTGCCGATTTATATGCCATCCCAGTGGTTCCTCGCGCTGGTGGTTCGTGCCTTACAGGCGGATGCGTGCCAACGAGGGGCGGCATTGTTGTTGACTTGCAAAGAATGAACAGAATCCTTGAGGTGAAAAAAGATGATTTGTCGGTTACTGTTGAACCTGGTGTCGTCTTCGCCCAACTCAACGCTTATTTGAAGAAATACAATCTCTTTTTCCCTCCAGACCCGGCGAGTGGTGAAATCTGCACGATCGGAGGAATGGTTGCAGCAAATGCTTCTGGTATGAGGGCAGTTAAATATGGGGTCACAGCTGATTATGTGACAGGTTTAAAAGTCGTGCTTCCAGATGGCAGACTGTTGAAAACTGGTGGTTCAGCGAGAAAGACTGCTTCTGGATACGACCTTATTCATCTTTTTAACAGGTCGGAGGGGACGCTGGGAATCATCGTCGAGATCACTTTAAAACTCAGGCCGCTGCCGAATTTTATCATGAGCGCCGTGGCGGAATTCGACGAACCAGAAGATGCTGGGAGAACTGTAGCCAGGACGATCGCGTCTGGCGTTATTCCCGCGGCTATCGAGATTCTTGATTCAATCGCCCTTCAAGTCATGCGCGAAGAAGCCCATCTTCCTCTGCCTGATGTCGGGGCTATGCTCTTCTTAGAGTTTCACGGTGAGGATAGAGCCGAAGTGCAGAAGACTTTTAACCGATTCAAGAAAATCGCGATGGAAGAAAAATGTAGGGAACTCAAAATTGCAACCGATCCAGACGAAATGGAGAAGTTATGGGCGGCGAGAAAAAGATTATTTGCGACGCTGACTCGATTGAAACCATCCCCCATTGCAACGGATATCGTTGTTCCTCTTTCTCAGATCCCAACGGCTATTAAGAAGATTCGTGAAATTTCGGAGAAATACGACATCAAGATTACAACCTATGGGCATGCTGGTGATGGCAATGTTCACTCGCTTCTCCTCGCGGATCTGAGAGTTCCCGGTGAATCTGAGAGAGCGCACAAAGCTCATGACGAAATCAACAGAATGGCAATCGCCCTCGGCGGGACGATCACGGGCGAACATGGGATAGGACTCGAAAAGAAATCGCTAATCGTTGAAGAGCACGGAGAAGTCGGATTGGATATTATGAGACGCATCAAAAAAGCCATCGATCCAAAAGGTATCATGAATCCTGACAAGATCTTCGAGGTGTGAGCAATGTCGGAGATATCATCGCTGGAGAAATACAGAGATGCGCTAGAATACTGCATCAGGTGCGGATTTTGCAAGGCGAATTGCCCTTCCTTTGGACAGATTGGTTGGGATTCCGCAACGGCAAGAGGAAGAATGACATTCATAAAAGCGGTTCTGAACGGAGATATCAAGATCGAGGAGGAAATGGCAAAGCGTCTTTTCACCTGTACCACCTGCGGCGACTGCGAACAGCGATGTCCTCCAGGCGTGAAGACGGTAGAAATTATCGAGGCTGCCAGAGAAGAATTCGCGAAACGCGGTCTATCACCTGAGAAACACAAGAAGCTCGTGGAAAGGATGCGCGCTGAACACAATCCATACGGAGAGAAAAACGTGGCAAAGAACAAATTCAGACGTTTGCCTGAGAACGCGGATATCCTCTATTTCATTGGATGCACAGCGGCGTTTAGGAGTCCCGACACGGTTATCGCGACAATGGACATTCTTGATGCTGCCGGTGTTAAGTACAGAGTGCTTGGCGAGGATGAATGGTGTTGTGGATCTGTTTTAAGGAGGACAGGTTTTATTGATGAGGCCGAGCGATTAAAGGAACATAACATACAAGCTTTCAAAGGGAACGGCATAAAAACAATCGTAACCTCATGCGCCGGTTGTTACAGAACGCTCAAAAAAGAATATCATATGGAGGGAATTGAGGTCCTGCATATTACTGAGTTCGTTGACCGATTGATCCAGGAAGGTAAATTACAAGTGAAAAAGAGTCGCGAAAAAATCACATATCATGACCCATGTCATCTCGGAAAACACATGGGCATATATGACGCGCCAAGAAGAGTACTGAAAAGATTGGCGACTCTTGTCGAAATGGAACATTGCCGTGAGAATTCGATGTGCTGCGGGGCCGGTGGTGGGGTCAAAGCTGCTTATGGGGAGATAGCAATTGGCATTGGTGCAAAGCGTATGGCCGAGGCGAAAGCGAGCGGTGCACAGAAAGTTGTCACGCCATGTCCCTTTTGCAAAACGAATCTCAGTGATTCATCGGATTGTATACCTGTTGTAGACTTTGCGGAATATGTTGCTTCGAAGATCAAAAAGAAAACACGCTGATCGACGATCCGCCTTACACTAGTAATCATACGAAATTAGGACATTGTTAGTTCCGATCATAATTTGATAATCCCAGATTTTTCACCGCAATTCTTTTTTTGAGTGCAATATGGTAATTTACATTCGTAATTCGAAGTCGCGGTTGAGAGCAATTACGGAGAACTTCGAAACATTCATAAGCGTCTAATCGGATAGGGTAAACAGGGGGTAAAATATGGCCAAAGCATTTGTTTTAACAAAGGCGGGAGGCCCCGAAAACCTCAAGATGATGGACTTCCCGACTCCAAAGGCAAAGCCTGGAGACATCGTTGCTGATGTCAAATTGTGCGGTGTCTGCGGAACGGATACCCATATTATTTACGGGAG
This region of Methanomassiliicoccales archaeon genomic DNA includes:
- a CDS encoding polysaccharide deacetylase, translated to MWKNDARCAVCLTFDCDSDISWKNIMRRTGAVKEGEPFSPVVLSQGQYEVNVAIPRILKFLDKHELKGCFFVPGMLAEERPSLIKEIDKKGHEIGHHGYSHLNPGRLTPEQEMQELEKGLRALEGLLGKKPKGYRAPAFDLSPRTLEYLCDLGFLYESSMMAWDIPYIHCVKGKKLVEIPFNWLTVDWTYFAFNFFPPLEYQSGISSQEEVLEIWTEEFEGLYDERGLFTIVMHPQAIGRASRMRMLDRLINHIKKKNGVWITTPSEIAEYWLETHP
- a CDS encoding (Fe-S)-binding protein yields the protein MSEISSLEKYRDALEYCIRCGFCKANCPSFGQIGWDSATARGRMTFIKAVLNGDIKIEEEMAKRLFTCTTCGDCEQRCPPGVKTVEIIEAAREEFAKRGLSPEKHKKLVERMRAEHNPYGEKNVAKNKFRRLPENADILYFIGCTAAFRSPDTVIATMDILDAAGVKYRVLGEDEWCCGSVLRRTGFIDEAERLKEHNIQAFKGNGIKTIVTSCAGCYRTLKKEYHMEGIEVLHITEFVDRLIQEGKLQVKKSREKITYHDPCHLGKHMGIYDAPRRVLKRLATLVEMEHCRENSMCCGAGGGVKAAYGEIAIGIGAKRMAEAKASGAQKVVTPCPFCKTNLSDSSDCIPVVDFAEYVASKIKKKTR
- a CDS encoding FAD-binding protein, producing the protein MDKEIIDRLINIVGKDNASINPVDLVCYSVDCYAIKHGTMPDIVVRPGNISEVQEIMRIADLYAIPVVPRAGGSCLTGGCVPTRGGIVVDLQRMNRILEVKKDDLSVTVEPGVVFAQLNAYLKKYNLFFPPDPASGEICTIGGMVAANASGMRAVKYGVTADYVTGLKVVLPDGRLLKTGGSARKTASGYDLIHLFNRSEGTLGIIVEITLKLRPLPNFIMSAVAEFDEPEDAGRTVARTIASGVIPAAIEILDSIALQVMREEAHLPLPDVGAMLFLEFHGEDRAEVQKTFNRFKKIAMEEKCRELKIATDPDEMEKLWAARKRLFATLTRLKPSPIATDIVVPLSQIPTAIKKIREISEKYDIKITTYGHAGDGNVHSLLLADLRVPGESERAHKAHDEINRMAIALGGTITGEHGIGLEKKSLIVEEHGEVGLDIMRRIKKAIDPKGIMNPDKIFEV
- a CDS encoding glycerol dehydrogenase; its protein translation is MLKTRVKVMAAPNRYIIGPGAVKELGKRKMLLGTKAFVLGGTRSIESVEKEMKEDFQEHGIEMVHMEKGVRYCTAREIKRLADMARAKEADFIVGVGGGSIMDLAKAVASKEYGVGKPIALINTIPSTDAPCSALSVQYDEKHVVEKVLFYYKSPDIVIVPTDKTVQAPAKWLVAGMGDALATRFEAEACAESRSGNALIDGGLPPFTATRLAQLCYETLINYGYHAKLANERQAITEAYENVAQANTLLSGLGFESGGLAAAHAIHDGLTAAPGRMKAPKPEHGDLVAIGTIAQLIMENRPKALIEEVINFCLTVGLPVTLEEIGATFDDLPHCMEITCNPNHPYAHNEPFPMTPDRCIDALKATDALGRAYRDKFMRR